Proteins co-encoded in one Thermoplasmata archaeon genomic window:
- a CDS encoding dihydroneopterin aldolase family protein, translating into MKDKAEQYFNCTMRDRAIFEAGIKLGTVYHQFVGVPINKDNVEVLEKAIEESIKVQPFVDSVSVKIDRSRLKKSTGPYKYLTLTGNMMDVELTIKYQSIKVICKLNYIAEIDYPLMYISDILEE; encoded by the coding sequence ATGAAAGATAAAGCAGAACAATATTTCAACTGCACTATGCGTGATCGTGCAATATTCGAGGCGGGGATCAAACTTGGAACGGTTTATCACCAGTTTGTAGGAGTACCAATCAACAAAGATAACGTTGAAGTACTGGAAAAGGCAATAGAAGAGAGCATTAAGGTTCAGCCATTTGTAGATTCAGTATCGGTGAAGATAGACAGATCCCGATTAAAAAAAAGTACTGGGCCATATAAATATTTGACGCTTACCGGAAACATGATGGATGTAGAATTAACCATAAAATATCAGAGTATAAAAGTGATATGCAAATTGAACTATATTGCAGAGATAGATTATCCATTAATGTACATATCAGATATATTAGAGGAATAG
- a CDS encoding AarF/ABC1/UbiB kinase family protein: MDIVSYKEIKKHRRKIYFSVLNMVLIMRKVYKLSKSDKESDRLKIKTLARKNLNLIIKLGPTFIKLGQVLSARADMFPEEYIEIMSELQDLVPPAPFEEIEKELKESLGVDFNKIFENFEKAPIQSASLGQVHRAVLNGKNVAVKILRPGIRKRVILDLEAMKTIVPWYRFLVGRDFAFSMSIVLDHIQNTIFEEMNYKLEAQNLKDIKEYVSYDPKVRVPEVYDEYVTEKVLTMEYLPGIKITNVEAIKKAGIDNKDLAKRIVFVFTELVLVKPKFHADPHPGNISVLNDGTLILYDFGMIGTLPKAVRGKLFYLYYALVNKDAEKIITAMIELDALDPYVNKEIIKKGINLAFKGLEGKTINEYEIRDLLKAANKVFFNFPFRLPNDLVMFIRMYSLMESVVITLDPEFNMIETLGELLSKSGLRTELVNYMVDREVNRVINSISNLLDVPGNINTYIDYRLSAEHAKKAYTLEYAIAGSGVLIASSLLFVISIGYFVIGAAISVFLFVLSFRSKN, encoded by the coding sequence ATGGATATTGTATCGTATAAGGAGATCAAAAAACATAGGCGAAAGATCTATTTTTCAGTGCTCAACATGGTACTAATTATGCGTAAGGTTTATAAGTTGAGCAAGTCTGATAAAGAGAGTGATAGATTAAAAATTAAAACTCTTGCTAGAAAAAACTTAAATCTTATTATAAAACTAGGGCCTACATTCATAAAATTAGGGCAGGTACTTTCTGCAAGAGCAGACATGTTTCCAGAAGAATACATAGAGATAATGTCGGAGTTACAGGATCTTGTCCCTCCCGCACCATTTGAAGAGATTGAAAAAGAACTGAAAGAATCGTTGGGTGTAGATTTTAACAAAATTTTTGAAAACTTTGAAAAAGCGCCAATACAGTCTGCGAGCCTGGGACAGGTTCACAGAGCTGTATTAAACGGAAAGAATGTTGCTGTAAAAATACTGAGACCGGGAATAAGAAAAAGAGTGATCTTGGATCTGGAAGCTATGAAAACTATAGTGCCATGGTACCGGTTTTTAGTGGGCAGAGATTTTGCATTTTCAATGAGTATAGTACTTGACCATATTCAAAATACTATATTTGAAGAGATGAACTATAAGTTAGAGGCTCAAAATTTAAAAGATATAAAAGAGTATGTTTCATACGATCCAAAAGTAAGGGTTCCTGAAGTTTACGACGAGTATGTAACTGAAAAAGTGCTTACAATGGAATATCTGCCAGGTATCAAGATTACCAATGTTGAGGCAATTAAAAAGGCAGGCATAGACAATAAAGATCTTGCTAAACGAATCGTGTTCGTGTTTACTGAGTTGGTTCTTGTAAAGCCCAAGTTTCATGCAGATCCACACCCAGGAAATATATCTGTCTTGAATGATGGAACCCTAATATTATATGATTTTGGAATGATTGGAACACTTCCAAAAGCTGTTCGTGGCAAATTGTTTTATTTGTACTATGCTCTGGTTAATAAAGATGCTGAAAAGATCATTACGGCAATGATAGAGCTTGATGCTCTGGACCCTTATGTAAACAAAGAGATCATCAAAAAAGGTATTAATCTGGCATTTAAAGGATTAGAGGGAAAGACTATTAATGAATATGAGATTAGAGATCTACTTAAAGCAGCTAACAAAGTCTTTTTCAATTTTCCATTTCGGTTGCCTAATGATTTGGTCATGTTTATAAGAATGTACTCGTTGATGGAAAGCGTTGTAATAACGTTAGATCCTGAGTTCAATATGATCGAGACTCTTGGAGAGCTTTTAAGTAAGTCAGGTTTGAGAACCGAGCTTGTTAACTACATGGTTGATCGAGAAGTTAACAGAGTTATAAATTCCATATCCAACCTCCTGGATGTACCGGGCAATATTAACACGTATATTGATTATCGATTATCTGCAGAGCATGCCAAAAAAGCATATACATTAGAGTATGCCATTGCTGGCAGTGGTGTGTTGATTGCCTCTTCTCTTTTGTTTGTTATATCTATTGGATATTTTGTAATAGGTGCCGCGATAAGTGTTTTTTTGTTTGTATTATCGTTTCGCTCAAAAAATTGA
- the hsp14 gene encoding archaeal heat shock protein Hsp14, with translation MDDMIKLVADDIKEEVKKRVNERLGERYKGFYRFILPPIDIIEKKDSLIIIADLPGFNKENIELSIVGEYLKITAQRKEESEGTVHLRERPDHIYRYVKIPIPVEKEKISAKHENGLLTITLPVKSEMKINVE, from the coding sequence ATGGATGATATGATAAAATTAGTTGCTGATGACATTAAAGAGGAAGTAAAAAAAAGAGTGAATGAGAGACTGGGCGAGAGATATAAAGGATTTTACAGATTTATATTACCACCAATAGACATCATTGAAAAAAAGGATTCTTTGATAATTATTGCAGATTTACCAGGATTCAACAAAGAAAATATTGAGCTTAGCATAGTTGGAGAATATTTAAAAATTACAGCACAGCGAAAAGAGGAATCAGAAGGAACTGTTCATCTGAGAGAAAGGCCCGATCATATTTACAGATACGTAAAGATCCCGATCCCTGTTGAAAAAGAGAAGATCAGCGCCAAGCATGAAAACGGTTTACTGACAATAACATTGCCTGTAAAATCAGAAATGAAAATAAATGTAGAATAA
- a CDS encoding dihydrolipoyl dehydrogenase produces MEKKEYDVIFIGAGGASYPAAFYLAERGKKVLMIDKKGNLGGDCLYAGCIPSKTVRYMINEAIGSKRFGFIVDKTKVWNMATAKKDEVQKLRYEQHMKEIEEHFPNLTFFKAHGEFINNNEIHVKGKTDFVATGQNIVIATGAETVIPPINNADKVLTSNDLFMYQDSMKILPESIVIIGAGYIGLEVANMLAPLGVKTKIIEMLPKAVLAGMDDDLVTEIIKKLGTLGVDFLFNSMLKSIDKTETGYILSYLKDGKIEQLETERVLMAVGRRPRLNNFGLENTDIKIENRAIWVDEHLQTSVPGIYAAGDVTGKAMLFHAAVKESLIVAKNIMNKTPVYKINYDSIPFTVFTYPEIAKVGLSEKECKDKNIKYVALKKNLIKDTQSQILDETAGWIKIIYDPDNLKIIGAEIYAHNASELITEFTVSIEKNLTVKDLAWTCNPHPLSFESINYALTQFF; encoded by the coding sequence ATGGAAAAAAAAGAATATGATGTAATATTTATTGGTGCTGGAGGTGCCTCTTACCCTGCCGCTTTTTATCTAGCAGAGAGAGGTAAAAAAGTATTAATGATCGACAAAAAGGGAAATCTTGGCGGTGATTGTTTATATGCTGGCTGCATTCCCAGCAAAACGGTCAGGTACATGATAAATGAGGCAATAGGAAGTAAGAGGTTTGGATTCATTGTAGATAAGACTAAAGTATGGAATATGGCAACTGCTAAGAAAGACGAAGTCCAAAAACTTAGGTATGAACAACATATGAAAGAGATTGAAGAACATTTTCCAAACCTAACCTTTTTCAAAGCGCATGGCGAGTTTATTAATAATAATGAAATACATGTGAAAGGCAAAACCGATTTTGTAGCCACAGGCCAAAATATTGTTATTGCTACAGGTGCAGAAACTGTTATTCCACCGATCAACAATGCAGATAAAGTACTTACAAGCAATGACCTATTTATGTATCAAGACAGCATGAAAATATTACCAGAATCGATTGTAATCATTGGCGCTGGTTATATAGGTCTTGAGGTTGCAAACATGTTGGCCCCCCTTGGTGTCAAAACAAAAATAATAGAAATGCTACCAAAAGCAGTACTTGCAGGTATGGATGATGATCTAGTCACAGAAATAATAAAAAAGCTGGGTACTCTCGGCGTAGATTTTTTATTTAATTCCATGCTAAAGTCTATTGATAAAACCGAAACTGGATATATTCTGTCATATCTAAAAGATGGCAAGATCGAACAGTTAGAAACAGAGCGGGTTTTGATGGCTGTTGGAAGAAGACCAAGGCTTAATAATTTTGGACTGGAAAACACTGACATTAAGATCGAGAACCGTGCAATATGGGTGGATGAGCACCTTCAAACGAGCGTTCCAGGCATTTATGCAGCGGGTGATGTGACTGGAAAAGCAATGCTGTTTCATGCTGCTGTAAAAGAGAGCCTGATCGTGGCAAAAAATATAATGAACAAAACACCAGTTTATAAAATAAACTATGACTCTATTCCATTCACTGTATTTACATATCCAGAAATAGCAAAGGTAGGATTATCTGAAAAAGAGTGCAAAGATAAGAATATAAAATATGTAGCATTAAAGAAGAATCTAATAAAAGATACACAATCTCAAATTTTAGATGAAACGGCAGGATGGATTAAAATAATATATGATCCAGATAACTTAAAAATTATAGGCGCTGAAATATATGCTCATAATGCCTCAGAGCTTATTACAGAATTCACGGTTTCAATAGAGAAAAACCTTACTGTGAAAGATCTGGCATGGACTTGCAATCCACATCCATTAAGCTTTGAATCTATTAACTACGCTCTTACACAATTTTTCTAG
- a CDS encoding FprA family A-type flavoprotein has translation MLEIKKGIYSIGVKDRKMRIFDVIMKTPRGTSYNSYLIIGTEKIAVIDTVKKGFEQEFISNIKEIVDPSKIDYVVVNHTESDHSGALPKLLELAPNARVYASKNAKPFLPEILHRDINAVLVGDGDKLSLGDKTLEFISTPFLHWPDTMTTYLRESKILFPCDYLSCHYCDDTMFDDEALDFSYVYKYYFDSIIRPFKQYSINALNKIEKLDIEIIAPSHGLILRSNPKKYLDLYREWSTVPKKDYKSALVVYASSYGGTEKMAETIAHTLHKSNIHTTLMDLTGVDISALVAIIENTDALIVGSATIQADALKFVWDLLSSLTTIDVRGKIGAAFGTYAWSGEGAKMIEDRLRALKFNVPEPFVRAKMVPTDEEQKNVKEFAERLATHILK, from the coding sequence ATGTTGGAAATAAAAAAAGGAATATATTCGATAGGAGTGAAAGACCGGAAAATGAGAATATTTGATGTGATAATGAAAACACCCAGAGGAACTTCGTACAACTCATATTTAATTATAGGCACTGAAAAGATAGCAGTGATAGATACTGTAAAAAAAGGATTTGAGCAGGAGTTTATCTCTAATATAAAAGAGATCGTTGACCCTAGCAAGATAGATTATGTGGTTGTGAACCATACAGAATCTGATCATTCAGGCGCGCTACCGAAACTTTTAGAGCTTGCACCAAATGCTAGAGTTTATGCAAGTAAAAACGCAAAACCGTTTTTGCCAGAGATACTGCACAGAGACATAAATGCGGTATTGGTTGGTGACGGAGACAAACTATCTTTGGGAGACAAGACACTGGAATTTATAAGCACACCATTCTTGCACTGGCCAGACACCATGACCACCTATCTTCGCGAATCAAAAATATTGTTCCCGTGTGATTATTTATCGTGCCATTACTGCGATGATACGATGTTCGATGATGAGGCGCTAGATTTTTCATATGTATATAAATACTATTTTGATTCGATAATCAGGCCTTTCAAACAATATTCTATTAATGCGCTGAACAAAATCGAGAAACTTGACATAGAAATTATTGCACCATCACATGGCTTGATATTGAGGTCTAATCCAAAAAAATATCTAGACCTGTACAGAGAATGGTCTACTGTTCCGAAGAAAGATTATAAGTCAGCGCTGGTAGTTTACGCATCATCCTATGGAGGCACTGAAAAAATGGCAGAGACTATTGCGCATACATTGCATAAATCCAATATCCATACTACATTAATGGATCTTACAGGGGTGGACATTTCCGCGCTTGTAGCTATTATCGAGAATACCGATGCATTAATTGTGGGCTCTGCTACAATACAGGCTGACGCCCTGAAGTTTGTATGGGATCTTTTGTCTAGCCTTACTACGATAGATGTTAGAGGCAAGATCGGCGCTGCGTTTGGTACCTATGCATGGAGTGGCGAGGGTGCCAAGATGATTGAAGATCGTTTGCGCGCGTTGAAATTCAATGTTCCAGAGCCTTTTGTAAGGGCGAAGATGGTACCTACCGATGAAGAGCAGAAAAATGTGAAAGAGTTTGCAGAGAGGCTTGCAACACACATACTAAAATAG
- a CDS encoding deoxyribonuclease IV — MIFKNSKKRIVGAHISISGGIENAPERGKILGLDAIQIFTKNQRQWVSKKLEKEVIESFKNSMRKYEILTVAHASYLINLAANEESLWLKSKASFLEEANRCDQLTIPYLIFHPGSHNGFGEEYAIDRIAKSINETLSMSGKTVLLLETTAGQGTNIGYTFDQLKNIILKVNDKERVGVCIDTCHIYAAGYDISNNYEKVIEEFEATIGLNKLKVIHLNDSEKGLGSKIDRHAHIGKGMIGSKGFVKILTDERLESIPFILETPQGENEYYLDLQEIKKIIEVS, encoded by the coding sequence ATGATCTTTAAAAACTCGAAAAAGAGGATTGTGGGAGCGCACATATCAATTTCAGGAGGCATAGAAAATGCACCTGAAAGAGGTAAAATACTTGGGCTAGATGCAATACAGATATTTACAAAAAATCAGAGGCAATGGGTATCTAAAAAATTGGAAAAAGAGGTGATAGAATCATTCAAAAATAGCATGAGAAAATATGAGATTCTAACTGTTGCTCATGCATCTTATTTAATTAATCTTGCAGCAAATGAAGAATCTTTATGGCTTAAATCCAAAGCCTCTTTTTTAGAAGAGGCAAATAGATGCGATCAGTTAACTATTCCATATCTTATCTTTCATCCGGGTTCTCACAATGGGTTTGGAGAAGAATACGCAATAGATAGAATTGCAAAATCTATAAATGAAACTTTGAGCATGAGTGGGAAGACGGTGCTTTTATTAGAAACGACTGCCGGGCAAGGAACTAATATAGGATATACATTTGATCAGCTAAAAAACATAATATTAAAGGTAAATGATAAAGAGAGGGTGGGAGTGTGTATAGATACCTGCCATATCTACGCTGCCGGATATGACATTTCCAATAATTATGAAAAAGTGATTGAAGAATTTGAAGCTACAATAGGTTTAAATAAACTTAAGGTTATACATTTAAACGACTCTGAAAAAGGGCTAGGAAGCAAGATAGACAGACATGCACACATAGGAAAAGGAATGATTGGATCTAAAGGATTCGTAAAAATACTAACTGATGAAAGGTTAGAATCTATACCTTTCATTTTAGAAACTCCGCAGGGAGAAAATGAATATTATCTGGATTTACAGGAAATAAAAAAAATAATAGAGGTGTCATAA
- a CDS encoding energy-coupling factor transporter transmembrane component T gives MISDRENWSGEKKFVKTILFYAKTDSVFVRLNPIAKFLIFVIVSVAVIRAITESYPDLVFSIIVFLIVIVFFIDSKTIKYLVKSYLVLLVIALFVLFIWWLFFNQVGSSVLYQTSLSTIKLKITTESVYVGLSKVFGYAAMAFLTLLIIMTTRDIDVVAGLTKAKFPFKIVFFISLIFRSLNIMTEDLESIRHAQYARSGKIKGFRLLKKIKEFIALSIPLTASMIKRSVEMGSALEARGFSNAKKLSEPLDQRTFKYYDYLGISLAVIGLVVVYVFNLSIMVGRYI, from the coding sequence ATGATCAGTGATAGAGAGAACTGGAGTGGAGAGAAAAAATTTGTAAAAACTATTTTATTTTATGCAAAAACAGATTCTGTTTTTGTAAGGCTCAACCCTATCGCAAAGTTTCTTATTTTTGTTATTGTATCGGTAGCTGTAATAAGGGCAATCACCGAATCTTACCCAGACCTGGTATTCTCAATAATTGTGTTTTTAATCGTAATTGTGTTTTTTATAGACTCTAAAACTATCAAATATCTAGTTAAAAGTTATCTAGTATTGCTGGTTATTGCACTTTTTGTACTGTTTATATGGTGGCTGTTTTTCAATCAGGTTGGATCATCTGTGCTGTATCAGACTTCTCTATCCACAATAAAGTTAAAGATAACTACGGAATCTGTATATGTCGGACTTTCAAAGGTATTTGGTTATGCGGCTATGGCTTTCTTGACATTGTTGATTATCATGACCACAAGAGACATCGATGTCGTTGCCGGCTTGACCAAGGCAAAGTTTCCATTCAAGATCGTTTTTTTCATCTCGCTGATATTCAGGAGCTTAAACATAATGACAGAAGATCTCGAATCTATTAGGCATGCACAATATGCAAGAAGTGGCAAGATTAAAGGGTTTAGATTATTAAAAAAGATTAAAGAATTTATAGCCTTATCCATTCCATTAACTGCGTCTATGATCAAAAGATCTGTAGAAATGGGCTCAGCACTTGAAGCACGCGGGTTTTCAAACGCGAAAAAGTTGTCAGAGCCTCTGGATCAGAGAACGTTCAAATATTATGACTATCTTGGCATATCCTTAGCGGTTATCGGCCTCGTGGTCGTATACGTTTTCAATCTCTCGATAATGGTAGGTAGATATATATGA